GATGAACAACTAATTGATGTGTTACTTGCCCATCGTCGGTTAAACCGAGGGCCAAAAATTGTGGTGATTGGAGGTGGAACTGGACTTTCTACGTTATTAAGAGGGCTAAAGGAGTTTAGTGCCAATATTACTGCGATTGTGACTGTAGCTGATGATGGCGGGTCTTCTGGTCGCTTACGGCGGGAAATAGGCGTGTTACCGCCTGGGGATATCCGTAATTGTTTAGCGGCGTTGGCAGATGAAGAAAAGTTATTAACAGAATTATTTCAATACAGGTTCCGCGCTGGCGATGGTTTGGTTGGTCATAGTTTTGGCAACTTATTTTTGACAGCGATGAGCGAGATTACAGGGGATTTGGAGCAGGCTATAGCAGCTAGTTCCCAAGTCTTAGCAGTGCGGGGGCGTGTGTTACCTGCAACTTTGTCTGATGTGCGGTTGTGGGCTGAGTTAGCAGATGGGCGCAGAATTGAGGGAGAATCCAGCATTACGGAAGCTGGAGGTCAAATTATTAAGATTGGCTGCATTCCTGCCAATCCCCCTGGATTACCAGCAGCTATCAAAGCGATTCAGGAATCCGATTACATTATTATTGGGCCTGGAAGTCTCTATACCAGCTTGATTCCCAATTTGTTAGTTCCAGAAATTAAACAAGCGATCGCATCTCGTTTAGTTCCTCGCATCTATGTCTGTAATATTATGACTCAACCTGGTGAAACACAGGGTTACAGCGTTTCCGACCACATCCGAGCAATTGATCATGCTTGTGGTCAACCGTTGTTTAATGCAGTACTTGTACATAAAAAACCCCCTTCCCCTCAGTCTGTTATGCGCTACGCTCAAGAAAATTCTGTTCCAGTTTTTTTAGATCGGGAAGCTGTCGCGCAATTAGGACGGCGGATTGTTCTTGCAAATGTGATGGATGAAGACCAGGAAACAGGCTATGTGCGACATAATTCTCGCAGATTAGCAAAAGTATTGCTACGTTGGTATAGTCGCACCCATACTTGATCAGTAGCTTTATTGAATAAAACCATCAGATGGTGGGAAGCAGAGGAAACAGAGGAAGTTCAAAACTCACATTTTATATTTAATTAGGTTGACCTACTTATTATTTAGGGCTGAAAATTAGGATATTAACTTAATGGTTAAAAATTCTCAAAAAATTTCTCTTAAAGATCAAACAGTTACACATAAATTAGGACTTTTACTCGGAAAATTTTTGCCTACTGGAAGTACAATTTTATTACAAGGGGATTTAGGTAGCGGTAAAACAACCTTAGTTCAGGGTATAGGGGAAGGATTAGAAATAAAAGAATTAATTGTTAGTCCTACGTTCACTCTCATCAATGAATACACTTCGGGACGAATACCTTTATATCATCTTGATTTGTACCGCTTAGAACCAGAAGACCTTACTGAATTACATATAGAAAATTACTGGGAAGCCATCGAAGTACCAGCAGGGATTGTAGCGATCGAATGGGCTGAACGTTTAGTTGAAAAACCTTTAAATTATCTGCATATTTATCTTACTTACCAGCAGCAAGAAGGTCGCATAGCTGAAATTGTAGCTATAGGTGAATGTGAACTTATTGATTTAAGTGATGAATAAGGATTAATATTTAGTTGCATTCATAGTTCTTTGAGAGATCGGAGTGTCAAAAGACAAACAGGAACAAACGCGATCGCGTCCTGATTCTTTAGCTTGGTAGAGTGCTATGTCCGCATCACGAATTAATCCTACTGGTTCTGATTGATGATTTGGAATAGTACTAGCAACTCCTAAACTGAGGGTAACGCCTAGAGTTTCTGAGGAATTAAGATAGGAAATTTTCAGCTTTTTGACAAGCTTGCGGATTAACTCCGCAAGGTGCATAGCTCCGCTTGCATCAGTATTAGGCAATATTACCGCAAATTCTTCTCCTCCATAACGAGCCACTAAATCAGCCGGACGTTTCGTGGCGTTTCTGATAGCATTTGCTACCTCAATCAAGCATTTGTCACCCGCCAGATGCCCATAAGTATCGTTATAGGTCTTAAAGAAGTCAATATCGCACAATATTAAAGATAACGGGGCTTCTTCCCGTGCTAGGCGCTTCCACTCTGAGTTAAGATATTCGTCAAAATAACGACGGTTAGCTAGTTGAGTAAGGCCATCTAAATTTGCCAGACGTTGTAATTCTATGTTTGCTGATTCTAACTGTTGATAAAGTTGTGCTTGTTGGATTGCAATGGCTAATTGGGTTGATAATGCCCCTAACAAATTGATTTCCCATGATTGCCAGTACCGAGGTGCAGAACATTCATGGACACAAAGCAATGCCCATAATTTATTGTTAGCTACAAGTGGTACAACTAGATTTGCTCGAATTCCCAATCTTTTTAGAAAATTTCTGTAACAAGGATGCAGGGTAGCTGTCCAAACGTCATTGATAGCAGACAAACGACCGTTTTGGTATTTCAACACGTAGTTACGATCAAAACAGGGGTCGTGTAAATGTAACCCTACAATTGGTGCAATAGAAGGTGCAACAGATTCGACAACAAATTTACCATTTTGTTCTGGCTCAGTTTGATAAATTGTTACTCGTTCAACATTGAGAAAATTGCGAATTTCGTTAACTGCTGTTTGGAGAATTTTGTCTAAACTCAGGCATCCTAATATACGCTGGGTAATCACTCCTATTAATTGTTCCCTTTGATATTGTTGCCGCAGTTCGATTTCAACTTGCTGACGAACAGCAATTTCCTCTTTCAGTTTATGATTGACCTGAATTAGTTTTGTAGTTCTCTTAAATACAAGTTCTTCAAGATTTTGCTTGTACTCAAGAAGCTCTTGTTGAGCTAGAGTACGTTCTGTAATATCAACCCCAATACTAAGGAAGTAGCTAATTTCACCATAATCATCCCGTAGCAGTTTGTTTGACCAAGAAATCCGGCGGCTGCTTCCATCCTTGATCATCCAATTGTATTCATATTCTGGCATCACTTCTCCGTTTTGAAGAGATGTAAACAAAGCTTTGACGGTCTCCTTTTGATTTGGCGGCACAAATATATCCCATATTTGCTTACCTTTGACCTCGTTACAGGAGTAATGAGTGATCACCTCACAAGTCTGATTGAAGCTGATAATTCGTTTTTGATTATCAAGAACTACAACTAAAGTGTTAGGTGTATCTAAAACAGCCGCAACAAAATTATTTACCAAGCTATTTGTTGTATCCAAAAGCGTTGCTGCAAATTGGCGCTCTTCAATCAAGAGTTTCTCTAAGTGTTGCTGGACTCCCATTCCTGAAAATAGTAGAAACTTATTGAGTTGACGCATAGTCGCCAACTCTGCAATGAGTTGGTCTTTTGTTTTATCTTCTTCAATCATTTGTATTTTTTTTAAATAATTAGCTATGTC
This region of Oculatellaceae cyanobacterium genomic DNA includes:
- a CDS encoding diguanylate cyclase, which encodes MIEEDKTKDQLIAELATMRQLNKFLLFSGMGVQQHLEKLLIEERQFAATLLDTTNSLVNNFVAAVLDTPNTLVVVLDNQKRIISFNQTCEVITHYSCNEVKGKQIWDIFVPPNQKETVKALFTSLQNGEVMPEYEYNWMIKDGSSRRISWSNKLLRDDYGEISYFLSIGVDITERTLAQQELLEYKQNLEELVFKRTTKLIQVNHKLKEEIAVRQQVEIELRQQYQREQLIGVITQRILGCLSLDKILQTAVNEIRNFLNVERVTIYQTEPEQNGKFVVESVAPSIAPIVGLHLHDPCFDRNYVLKYQNGRLSAINDVWTATLHPCYRNFLKRLGIRANLVVPLVANNKLWALLCVHECSAPRYWQSWEINLLGALSTQLAIAIQQAQLYQQLESANIELQRLANLDGLTQLANRRYFDEYLNSEWKRLAREEAPLSLILCDIDFFKTYNDTYGHLAGDKCLIEVANAIRNATKRPADLVARYGGEEFAVILPNTDASGAMHLAELIRKLVKKLKISYLNSSETLGVTLSLGVASTIPNHQSEPVGLIRDADIALYQAKESGRDRVCSCLSFDTPISQRTMNATKY
- a CDS encoding gluconeogenesis factor YvcK family protein, with product MSIGIFKQALRSMQQESRINWEFKPRTPQRVHRWFKWLSPGLLVKRWLLLSAGGVLLTSLGVAIWVKLTPISWLIQSIGKILEQVATIVPSYVSGPIALLSGLFLIFWGQTRSLGAITEVLRPDGDEQLIDVLLAHRRLNRGPKIVVIGGGTGLSTLLRGLKEFSANITAIVTVADDGGSSGRLRREIGVLPPGDIRNCLAALADEEKLLTELFQYRFRAGDGLVGHSFGNLFLTAMSEITGDLEQAIAASSQVLAVRGRVLPATLSDVRLWAELADGRRIEGESSITEAGGQIIKIGCIPANPPGLPAAIKAIQESDYIIIGPGSLYTSLIPNLLVPEIKQAIASRLVPRIYVCNIMTQPGETQGYSVSDHIRAIDHACGQPLFNAVLVHKKPPSPQSVMRYAQENSVPVFLDREAVAQLGRRIVLANVMDEDQETGYVRHNSRRLAKVLLRWYSRTHT
- the tsaE gene encoding tRNA (adenosine(37)-N6)-threonylcarbamoyltransferase complex ATPase subunit type 1 TsaE, whose translation is MVKNSQKISLKDQTVTHKLGLLLGKFLPTGSTILLQGDLGSGKTTLVQGIGEGLEIKELIVSPTFTLINEYTSGRIPLYHLDLYRLEPEDLTELHIENYWEAIEVPAGIVAIEWAERLVEKPLNYLHIYLTYQQQEGRIAEIVAIGECELIDLSDE